The following are encoded together in the Streptomyces flavofungini genome:
- a CDS encoding RedY protein, with amino-acid sequence MSPTPSATTVIVHRIRLLDGVDPERFESWVRDVDYAACPRLPGVVAFAVHRVADAGAASPGEYFEVIEVTDRADFARDMRSGTFRGLVAEFEKMATVVAELTGDRVGSGYRSG; translated from the coding sequence ATGTCGCCCACCCCATCCGCCACCACCGTCATCGTGCATCGCATCCGGCTGCTGGACGGCGTGGACCCGGAGCGGTTCGAGTCCTGGGTCCGGGACGTCGACTACGCGGCTTGTCCGCGGCTGCCGGGGGTGGTCGCGTTCGCCGTGCACCGCGTCGCGGACGCCGGGGCGGCTTCGCCCGGTGAGTACTTCGAGGTCATCGAGGTGACCGACCGAGCGGACTTCGCCCGGGATATGCGTTCCGGCACATTCCGTGGACTGGTCGCCGAATTCGAGAAGATGGCCACGGTGGTGGCCGAGTTGACGGGGGATCGGGTGGGGTCCGGATACCGGTCCGGATAG